A portion of the Adhaeribacter radiodurans genome contains these proteins:
- a CDS encoding class I SAM-dependent methyltransferase, with protein MKTEIINNQIFSREGFLLTGLESEEISYLQANADLVGPNREMNKRLRSKATSMENWKHTISKTDFNAISITQIENITLPENCIEVFRKISVPNIDIAKLIWKWHYINQVFDLPNDSRVLCIGANPGLECLVAQNLFPNWRITGVDFSLSDKILFGNLLEMNIADIGEVFSPDSFDLCFSNHVLEHLGPVRERVLKSVSKVLCKDGYFASAMPCDANPKNPPINNFLKIIENGNPKQMHLMNPAHMWKTDIFDIYDVLSINGFKEIKFFHFKGSGADNHREIYKQVPKELVMQENTVKPSIPNKLMSVFNHFNKLPDLSDLALRLHYISLRRNFEDHNLIPEILFCCRSGK; from the coding sequence ATGAAAACAGAAATTATAAATAACCAAATATTTTCACGGGAAGGTTTCCTTCTTACGGGACTTGAAAGTGAAGAGATTTCTTATTTGCAAGCAAATGCAGATCTAGTGGGGCCAAATCGTGAAATGAACAAACGATTACGCTCTAAAGCTACCTCAATGGAAAATTGGAAGCACACAATTTCCAAAACAGATTTTAATGCCATATCTATAACACAAATTGAAAATATTACTCTGCCTGAAAATTGTATTGAAGTATTTCGAAAAATATCTGTACCAAATATTGACATTGCTAAATTGATTTGGAAGTGGCATTATATTAATCAAGTATTTGATTTACCAAATGATAGCCGGGTACTTTGTATAGGAGCAAATCCAGGGTTGGAGTGTTTAGTAGCTCAGAATTTGTTTCCAAATTGGCGTATTACGGGAGTAGACTTTTCATTATCAGATAAAATATTGTTTGGAAATTTATTAGAAATGAACATTGCAGATATTGGCGAAGTTTTTTCACCTGATTCATTTGATCTATGCTTTTCAAACCATGTACTCGAACATTTAGGTCCAGTTCGAGAGCGTGTTTTAAAAAGTGTCTCTAAAGTGTTGTGCAAAGATGGTTACTTTGCAAGTGCGATGCCATGTGATGCTAATCCTAAAAACCCACCTATAAATAATTTCTTAAAAATTATTGAAAATGGTAATCCTAAACAAATGCATTTAATGAACCCAGCCCATATGTGGAAAACTGATATTTTTGATATTTACGATGTCTTGTCCATAAATGGGTTTAAAGAAATTAAATTTTTCCACTTCAAAGGAAGCGGTGCAGATAACCATCGGGAAATCTATAAACAGGTACCTAAGGAATTAGTAATGCAAGAAAATACTGTGAAACCATCTATTCCAAATAAGTTGATGAGTGTGTTTAATCATTTTAATAAGTTGCCTGACCTTTCAGATTTAGCATTGCGTTTACATTATATTAGTTTACGAAGGAATTTTGAAGACCATAATTTAATACCCGAAATACTATTTTGTTGCCGTTCGGGGAAATAG
- a CDS encoding glycosyltransferase family A protein, translating into MKMNQLKITCSILCYNYGRFLAQAIDSCLNQTIDSSLYEVLIIDDGSTDETPEVCARYGDLIRVSRSENLGFATSLARGVKEARGEYVAYLDADDWWKPNKLENLLMFINLGALVVMHPMIEVNEKGQSLGRVGACGNTSSVCVHREAALTLLPATSEIFCRPLLDSKRGMIIKQTLGYYRIHDKAMTDRSPQSNHTEFFANTSYVTADRLSQLAELPPFWANSSSEISKLALWYRAEGVIKDFERTTELRHKDIYLSQWIKMIVAMIRGGRWLTIRELRLTLRALKHYINIKS; encoded by the coding sequence ATGAAAATGAATCAGTTAAAGATTACTTGTTCAATTCTGTGTTATAACTACGGACGATTTTTAGCACAAGCTATTGATAGCTGTTTAAATCAAACAATTGATTCTTCTCTTTATGAAGTGCTCATTATTGATGATGGGTCCACTGATGAAACACCAGAAGTTTGTGCCAGATATGGTGATTTAATCAGAGTTTCTCGGTCAGAAAATTTGGGTTTTGCTACTAGCCTTGCACGTGGTGTTAAAGAAGCTAGAGGTGAATACGTAGCCTACTTGGATGCAGATGATTGGTGGAAGCCTAATAAGCTTGAAAATTTATTGATGTTTATAAACCTTGGGGCATTGGTTGTAATGCATCCAATGATAGAAGTTAATGAAAAAGGTCAGTCGCTAGGTAGAGTTGGAGCTTGTGGTAACACAAGTTCAGTTTGTGTACACCGAGAGGCTGCACTTACCTTACTACCAGCCACATCTGAAATTTTTTGTAGACCTTTGCTAGATTCCAAGAGAGGTATGATTATAAAGCAGACATTGGGTTATTATAGAATTCATGATAAAGCGATGACAGACCGTTCTCCACAAAGTAACCACACTGAGTTCTTTGCAAACACAAGTTACGTTACTGCTGATCGACTATCACAATTAGCTGAATTACCTCCATTTTGGGCTAATTCGTCATCAGAAATTTCAAAATTGGCACTATGGTATCGCGCTGAGGGAGTTATTAAAGATTTTGAGAGAACTACAGAACTTCGACATAAAGATATTTATTTAAGTCAATGGATTAAAATGATTGTTGCTATGATAAGGGGCGGCCGGTGGTTAACAATTCGGGAGTTAAGATTAACGTTGCGAGCACTAAAACATTACATTAATATAAAAAGTTAG
- a CDS encoding glycosyltransferase family 4 protein, protein MGHLERIFTSLPWWKAEKESREQNIPRERISCNFLGQGIRHVGNKLPFYNDKIDSKLSVLQTKLFSKWVANILPQCDAYIGISGSGLHAGRVAKSRGAAYIMDRGSSHIRYANAILQEEYLRWKILRFPINPWLIENEESEIEEANLITVPSHFVEKTFLDQGVNPLKMRVVPYGISLEEFYPVDNPPTDCFRLVFVGQFSLRKGVPYLLEAFRAFKHPNKQLIVVGSVDEKISSLIKALVDNTVHFIGIVTRAEVKKYLSTAHALVLPSIEEGLALVQAQAMACGCPIIATPNTGSETLFKHEREGLIVEAQNSKALTAAFTRLADEPNLRNRMSIACLERAKEIGGWKVYAEEIVKVCREANKVSLMELI, encoded by the coding sequence ATGGGGCATCTTGAACGGATATTTACAAGTCTTCCTTGGTGGAAAGCTGAAAAGGAATCGAGAGAACAAAATATACCTCGAGAACGCATTTCTTGTAATTTCCTCGGTCAGGGAATAAGGCACGTCGGAAATAAATTACCGTTTTATAATGATAAAATTGACTCTAAGTTATCAGTTCTTCAAACTAAACTTTTCTCAAAATGGGTGGCAAATATACTGCCACAATGTGATGCATATATTGGTATTTCGGGATCAGGATTACATGCAGGGAGAGTAGCAAAAAGCAGAGGTGCTGCATATATAATGGATAGGGGCTCGTCTCATATTCGATATGCTAATGCTATTCTTCAGGAGGAATACCTTCGCTGGAAAATACTTAGGTTTCCCATCAACCCTTGGTTAATAGAAAACGAAGAATCTGAAATAGAAGAAGCAAATCTTATTACTGTGCCGTCTCATTTTGTTGAAAAAACGTTTTTAGATCAAGGTGTTAACCCATTAAAGATGCGCGTAGTGCCTTATGGTATTTCTTTGGAAGAATTCTACCCAGTTGATAACCCACCAACTGATTGCTTTCGTCTGGTTTTTGTGGGGCAATTTTCATTACGTAAAGGAGTGCCGTATTTGCTCGAAGCTTTTAGAGCATTTAAACACCCAAATAAACAATTAATAGTGGTAGGGAGTGTAGATGAAAAAATAAGTTCTCTCATTAAAGCCTTGGTTGATAATACGGTTCATTTCATTGGTATTGTTACTCGGGCAGAAGTAAAAAAGTATTTATCCACCGCACATGCCTTAGTATTGCCAAGTATTGAAGAAGGTTTAGCCTTGGTGCAAGCACAGGCGATGGCTTGTGGTTGTCCTATAATTGCCACTCCAAATACAGGTTCTGAAACGCTATTCAAGCACGAGAGAGAGGGTTTAATTGTAGAAGCTCAAAACTCTAAAGCATTAACCGCAGCTTTCACCCGGCTTGCTGATGAGCCTAATTTAAGGAATAGAATGAGTATTGCTTGTCTTGAACGAGCAAAAGAAATTGGGGGTTGGAAGGTGTATGCTGAAGAAATAGTAAAAGTTTGTAGAGAAGCAAACAAGGTTTCTTTAATGGAGTTAATTTAA
- a CDS encoding acyltransferase family protein: MKTFINIGTLLKRENLNTERLVMKRIIGIDQLRYIFALWVFFTHNGAPPFFNGHANIESYNFIDKLYGWCINGQDAVIGFFIISGLCIHFPNIERKSLDLRSFYIARLLRLVLPLIACLGLAKIINYQNNSGFIYAGPFWTLLCEGLYYIVYPVVWWLAKKNLLKKVIIFMSSFSVILIIIWTPDRSMYFHEIGGGGFLFWKAAVLAFPCWLCGCLIAENVSTSSSLYKAKVNTQSLWKWRLGAIFLSMISFPLYRLGLYFNLINKPLIGLVFSSQFTILLFGFYCFLWIEKEVILNNFGAVSPSRTLERFGLASYSLYLIHNIVIWSFNQIPLMYFPGHLNFLDRTISSRTCCNVCFL; this comes from the coding sequence ATGAAAACCTTTATAAATATTGGAACTCTCTTAAAAAGGGAAAATTTGAATACAGAAAGGCTAGTAATGAAACGCATTATAGGAATAGATCAATTAAGATATATTTTTGCCTTGTGGGTTTTTTTTACACATAATGGTGCCCCACCATTTTTTAATGGACATGCTAATATAGAATCATATAATTTTATTGATAAATTGTATGGTTGGTGTATTAATGGGCAAGACGCTGTTATTGGCTTTTTTATTATTTCAGGCCTTTGTATTCATTTCCCAAATATTGAACGCAAATCACTTGACTTAAGGTCATTTTATATTGCTCGACTATTGCGGCTTGTTCTTCCCCTTATAGCTTGTTTGGGATTAGCTAAGATTATAAATTATCAGAATAATTCTGGATTTATTTATGCGGGTCCTTTTTGGACGCTTCTTTGTGAGGGTTTGTATTACATTGTTTATCCTGTGGTGTGGTGGTTAGCCAAAAAAAACCTACTTAAAAAGGTTATTATTTTTATGAGCTCATTTTCTGTAATTCTTATCATTATTTGGACACCTGATAGAAGTATGTATTTTCATGAGATTGGTGGCGGTGGATTTTTATTTTGGAAAGCTGCCGTGTTAGCTTTTCCTTGCTGGTTATGCGGGTGTCTTATAGCTGAGAATGTTTCTACTTCCTCATCATTATACAAGGCTAAAGTAAACACACAAAGTCTCTGGAAATGGCGCTTGGGAGCAATTTTTTTGTCTATGATTTCCTTTCCCTTATATAGACTTGGTCTTTATTTTAATTTAATTAATAAGCCACTTATAGGTTTAGTATTCAGTTCACAATTTACTATATTATTATTTGGCTTCTATTGTTTTCTTTGGATTGAGAAGGAAGTTATCCTAAACAACTTTGGTGCTGTTTCACCATCCCGAACATTGGAACGGTTTGGATTAGCATCTTATTCATTATATCTTATCCACAATATTGTTATTTGGTCTTTTAATCAAATCCCTTTAATGTATTTCCCCGGACACCTAAATTTTTTGGATAGGACTATTAGTAGCCGTACATGCTGCAATGTTTGTTTTCTATAA
- a CDS encoding glycosyltransferase, with amino-acid sequence MESLNKVIIFYPHIGEYGGIERNIIALAEEASRMKISPVLICYYDNIGISQYHNNLETILLGDHWNPFIKGLRLYNWFNKNRKLIKGLPLFFGGKAGFYATIARMKEYALHYTDPPSLLSTDKSYAFIKSRFLLYRSRISDWFTKEGVRRARVCLTMTQWNANELESIYKYPFKVVYQGGLPPAGVINSLPRCSGPVFRIFSICRINSSKNLKWILDVVRYFQTSDPFINLYQKLEVIIAGKGPDTDNLKKITSEMELDSIIQFPGFLSADQVEEEYRNADLFLVPGRQGFGLPVLEALYRHVPVVLNKESRISEILMSNSWVAISENNSNSFTREVAQHVLRIRQSYPEETLLKDLPSEQGWANEIGKHCNWW; translated from the coding sequence ATGGAATCATTAAATAAGGTTATAATTTTTTATCCCCACATTGGTGAGTACGGCGGGATTGAACGAAATATTATTGCATTAGCTGAAGAAGCTTCTCGTATGAAAATATCTCCGGTTTTAATTTGCTACTATGATAATATCGGAATATCTCAATACCATAACAATTTAGAAACCATTTTACTTGGTGATCATTGGAACCCATTTATTAAAGGTTTAAGATTGTATAATTGGTTTAATAAAAATCGAAAGTTAATAAAAGGGCTACCGCTTTTTTTTGGAGGTAAAGCTGGTTTCTATGCCACCATTGCACGAATGAAAGAATATGCTCTTCATTACACCGATCCACCAAGTTTACTTAGTACAGATAAAAGTTATGCTTTTATTAAAAGTCGTTTTTTATTATATAGGTCACGGATTTCTGATTGGTTTACAAAAGAAGGTGTACGGCGGGCTCGGGTTTGCTTAACTATGACCCAGTGGAATGCCAACGAATTGGAGAGTATTTATAAATATCCTTTTAAGGTGGTTTACCAAGGGGGACTGCCCCCAGCAGGGGTAATTAATAGCCTACCACGTTGCTCCGGACCTGTTTTCCGAATATTTTCCATTTGCCGGATCAATTCCTCAAAAAACCTTAAATGGATTCTTGATGTAGTCCGTTATTTTCAAACTTCAGATCCCTTTATAAATTTATATCAAAAATTGGAAGTTATAATTGCAGGTAAAGGTCCTGATACCGATAACCTAAAAAAGATAACCTCGGAAATGGAATTGGATAGCATTATTCAGTTTCCTGGTTTCTTGTCAGCAGACCAAGTGGAAGAGGAGTATCGGAATGCTGATTTATTTTTGGTACCTGGTCGGCAAGGGTTTGGTTTACCTGTTCTGGAAGCTCTTTATAGGCACGTACCTGTAGTTTTGAATAAAGAATCTCGTATTTCCGAAATTTTAATGTCAAATTCTTGGGTAGCCATATCGGAGAACAATAGTAATTCCTTTACAAGAGAAGTTGCACAACACGTTTTACGTATCCGGCAAAGTTATCCGGAGGAAACCCTGCTTAAGGATCTTCCTTCAGAGCAAGGGTGGGCTAACGAAATTGGAAAGCATTGTAATTGGTGGTAA
- a CDS encoding CgeB family protein, with amino-acid sequence MESIVIGGKNKKSNYLLVFMKVIFLASLRSSSASGRQRLWALQQCGVNVSIIDKDNYSSKLGRLAGYLGKLCQSPKLLYNTSKLQQDLINFTMQIKPDVIWLEWAKELQPAVLMQLQKLRPRPFLISFQDDNPWGDRRTDSWMWRDYFRVIPNFDMHLVKRPIDIKNLNLLGAKSCRIWRHGLYKLLFYPPSININKIYPVSFVGTCMDQRVELIKYLLEHKLPVHVFGNRWDQRSDLPMRFPANFHPAVEGEQYAEVIRKSQICLGLVSHSNHDEWTMRTYEVPGCAGLLLAERTPTHEELFLEGKEAVFFSTPQECASKLLDLLKEPELCRSIGEAAYQKCLLNNWTLEGQMQELLYDLQKRVDI; translated from the coding sequence TTGGAAAGCATTGTAATTGGTGGTAAAAATAAAAAGAGTAATTATTTATTAGTTTTTATGAAAGTTATTTTTCTTGCCAGTCTTCGTTCCTCTAGTGCTTCAGGTCGTCAAAGATTGTGGGCTTTACAGCAATGCGGGGTTAACGTTTCTATAATTGATAAGGATAATTACTCATCTAAACTGGGGAGGTTGGCTGGGTATTTAGGGAAATTATGCCAATCTCCCAAACTTTTATATAATACAAGTAAACTTCAACAAGATTTAATAAATTTTACTATGCAAATTAAACCAGATGTAATCTGGTTGGAGTGGGCTAAAGAATTGCAACCTGCTGTGTTAATGCAATTGCAGAAGTTAAGGCCACGACCCTTTTTAATATCGTTTCAAGATGACAACCCTTGGGGTGATCGGCGGACAGATAGTTGGATGTGGCGGGATTATTTTAGGGTAATTCCTAACTTTGATATGCATTTGGTAAAGCGGCCGATTGATATTAAAAATCTAAATCTATTGGGTGCTAAAAGTTGCCGTATATGGCGTCATGGACTTTATAAACTACTTTTTTACCCGCCCTCAATCAACATAAATAAAATATATCCGGTAAGTTTTGTAGGAACTTGTATGGATCAGCGGGTTGAATTAATTAAGTACTTACTAGAACATAAATTACCAGTACATGTTTTTGGCAATAGATGGGATCAACGAAGCGATTTGCCAATGCGTTTTCCGGCGAATTTCCATCCAGCCGTTGAGGGGGAACAATATGCAGAAGTGATCCGGAAATCGCAGATTTGCCTTGGTTTAGTTTCTCATTCAAATCATGATGAATGGACAATGAGAACCTATGAAGTTCCTGGGTGCGCTGGGCTTCTATTAGCAGAACGTACACCTACCCATGAAGAACTATTTTTAGAAGGGAAGGAAGCCGTTTTTTTTTCTACTCCTCAGGAGTGCGCTAGTAAGCTCTTGGATTTGCTAAAGGAACCAGAACTATGTCGTAGCATAGGAGAAGCAGCATATCAAAAATGTCTCCTAAATAATTGGACATTAGAAGGCCAGATGCAAGAATTACTTTATGACTTGCAAAAGCGGGTTGATATTTAA
- a CDS encoding glycosyltransferase, giving the protein MHNLKLLVFDSHPVQYRVPIWQMMEAAMPGSVHVVYASDCSVRGHADEEFGRTVSWDEPMLTGYAHTILNCEKGKPLSDWGSLTGKGVKQIIEDLKPKAILLTGLNYRYDLVAYVQAIRKGIPLWLRCETQDKAAPRSKAKSIFRALIYRIIYKRFGTIFYIGELNHQHYLMHGVPSFKLKSARYGTVDRFALMTNHQKVQLRNQTRESAGILFSDFVVGFSGKFITKKNPEILFQMLEYLPEDLRLKLCLYFIGSGPLEIALKRLSENALQKFGVRSFFAGFVNQTQLAGHYLGMDILVLPSRQMGETWGLVANEAMQAGCGVIVSDMVGSSADFSSWERFKVFKDDNALELATYVTEFAKYPRSFEWATQKLIPYSIKATADAFLNNI; this is encoded by the coding sequence ATGCATAATCTAAAACTTTTAGTATTTGATTCACACCCAGTTCAATACCGGGTACCTATTTGGCAAATGATGGAGGCGGCGATGCCTGGTAGTGTGCATGTAGTATATGCTTCTGACTGTTCTGTACGCGGGCATGCCGATGAGGAGTTTGGCCGTACCGTCTCCTGGGATGAGCCTATGCTAACCGGGTACGCCCACACCATACTGAATTGTGAAAAAGGAAAACCTCTTTCGGATTGGGGCTCCTTAACGGGTAAAGGTGTAAAGCAAATAATAGAAGATTTAAAGCCTAAAGCAATCTTGCTCACAGGTCTAAACTATCGCTACGATCTGGTAGCCTATGTGCAGGCAATTCGTAAAGGTATTCCATTATGGTTGCGTTGTGAAACCCAGGATAAAGCGGCACCCCGTTCAAAAGCTAAATCAATTTTCCGTGCTTTAATATATCGAATTATTTATAAGAGGTTTGGTACTATATTCTACATTGGAGAACTTAACCATCAGCATTACTTAATGCATGGAGTGCCTTCTTTTAAACTTAAATCTGCCCGGTACGGAACTGTTGATCGTTTTGCTTTAATGACAAACCACCAAAAGGTACAATTGCGTAACCAAACACGTGAAAGTGCAGGCATTTTATTCTCCGATTTTGTTGTAGGGTTTTCAGGGAAATTTATTACAAAAAAAAATCCCGAAATACTATTTCAAATGCTGGAATACCTGCCTGAAGATTTAAGACTAAAGTTATGTTTGTATTTTATAGGTAGCGGGCCACTCGAAATAGCTTTAAAAAGATTATCAGAAAATGCTTTACAAAAATTTGGCGTACGAAGTTTCTTTGCTGGTTTTGTTAATCAAACTCAATTAGCGGGACATTATCTTGGAATGGATATTTTAGTTTTGCCTTCCCGACAGATGGGTGAGACCTGGGGACTTGTTGCTAATGAGGCTATGCAAGCTGGGTGTGGAGTTATTGTGAGTGATATGGTAGGTAGTAGTGCTGATTTTAGCTCATGGGAACGGTTCAAAGTTTTTAAGGATGATAATGCTTTAGAACTTGCAACCTATGTAACAGAATTTGCTAAATATCCCCGAAGCTTTGAATGGGCAACTCAAAAATTAATACCTTACTCTATTAAGGCCACAGCGGATGCTTTTTTAAATAATATATAA
- a CDS encoding glycosyltransferase: MNIVFFAHPDFLGHQSMPRFANVLAEGMNQRGHKVAIWSPQPLFFQMPLPKLFKKWMGYIDQYVIFPQKVRSRLKKCPSNTLFVFTDNGLGIWVPLVMNRPHVIHCHDFLAQRSALGEIEENQITWTGRQYQKLIRHGFRQGKHFIPTSQKTKEDLHRFLAGKPFSSKLVYNFLNQPFSPIDASIAKDLLAAQVKIDLKSGYLLHVGGNQWYKNRKGVIEIYDAWRSTVGSKLPLILIGEPPSPEIMQVHAQSLYKSEIYFLSGIEDSLVRLAYSGASVFIFPSLAEGFGWPIAEAMASGCPVITTDEAPMTEVAGNAGFFIPRRPNHARAISWATDAAKVVSNVLGLSPENRQSVLEKGLLNVQRFKASLIIDELEVNYKSILQSNKMA, from the coding sequence ATGAATATAGTTTTCTTTGCTCATCCTGATTTTCTTGGGCACCAGAGTATGCCTCGTTTTGCAAATGTGTTAGCGGAAGGTATGAACCAACGTGGGCATAAAGTAGCTATATGGTCCCCACAACCTCTATTCTTTCAGATGCCTTTGCCTAAATTATTTAAAAAGTGGATGGGCTATATTGATCAATATGTAATATTTCCCCAAAAGGTGCGCAGCCGTTTAAAAAAATGTCCCTCAAATACTCTTTTTGTTTTTACTGATAATGGTTTAGGGATTTGGGTGCCACTGGTAATGAATAGGCCTCATGTAATCCATTGCCACGATTTTCTTGCCCAACGCTCTGCTTTAGGTGAAATAGAGGAAAACCAAATTACCTGGACTGGCCGCCAATATCAGAAACTCATACGTCACGGATTTAGGCAGGGAAAACATTTTATTCCTACTTCTCAAAAAACAAAAGAAGACCTGCACCGGTTTTTAGCAGGAAAACCTTTTAGTTCTAAATTAGTTTACAATTTTTTAAACCAACCTTTTTCACCAATTGACGCCTCCATTGCAAAGGATTTGCTTGCAGCCCAAGTTAAGATTGACTTGAAATCAGGTTACTTACTTCATGTAGGAGGAAATCAATGGTATAAAAACCGGAAAGGTGTTATTGAAATATACGATGCTTGGCGGTCAACTGTTGGTTCGAAATTGCCTCTCATATTGATAGGGGAACCTCCCTCTCCGGAAATAATGCAAGTACATGCTCAATCCTTGTATAAGTCTGAGATTTATTTTCTAAGTGGAATAGAGGATAGTCTCGTCCGTTTAGCTTATTCAGGGGCTTCCGTTTTTATTTTTCCATCGTTAGCCGAAGGATTTGGATGGCCCATAGCGGAAGCAATGGCTTCCGGATGCCCGGTTATTACAACTGATGAAGCTCCTATGACAGAAGTTGCTGGCAATGCCGGCTTTTTTATTCCTCGGCGACCTAACCATGCTAGAGCGATTTCTTGGGCAACTGATGCTGCTAAAGTTGTGAGTAATGTTCTAGGGCTTTCTCCAGAAAACCGCCAATCAGTTTTGGAAAAAGGTCTTTTAAATGTGCAGCGTTTTAAGGCCTCTCTAATTATAGATGAGTTAGAGGTTAATTATAAAAGCATACTTCAATCAAACAAAATGGCATGA
- a CDS encoding glycosyltransferase, protein MKLLHVIGSMNPIMGGVCQAVRTMIAGLEEFGIHNEVTSLDAPDSRFSTEDSFQIHALGPGKSSWGYSPLLFSWLTENLVRFDVVICHGLWLYPGFALTKALYISNKRHFIGKQEINNLPKLFIMPHGMLDPYFQKAPGRKLKALRNWAYWKLIEGRNVNEADGILYTCREEHVLAAQSFRPYSPKREIIVGLGVEEPPPYTTLMQDAFLEKCPEVKDSPYILFISRIHEKKGINLLLNAFKILVNKRSEDENESTCVKLLTSEMIQKKSIYTKIPKLIIAGPGLETTYGKYLQQIVSESPELHDLVFFPGMLLGNEKWGAFYGSEAFILPSHQENFGIAVVEALACSKPVLISNQVNIWREIQSSGGGIIGDNSIKGTSKLLESWLLLSFEERQRMARSARRCFNTHFSIYQATVKLLNALKN, encoded by the coding sequence ATGAAGTTACTACATGTGATAGGTAGTATGAATCCAATAATGGGAGGAGTGTGCCAGGCTGTACGAACAATGATTGCGGGTCTTGAAGAATTTGGCATTCACAACGAGGTAACTAGTTTAGATGCACCTGATTCTCGTTTTTCTACGGAAGATTCATTTCAAATTCATGCTCTAGGGCCAGGTAAAAGTTCTTGGGGGTATAGTCCTTTGCTTTTTAGCTGGCTTACAGAAAATTTGGTTCGGTTTGATGTAGTGATCTGTCACGGCTTATGGCTTTACCCTGGATTTGCATTAACTAAAGCTTTGTATATTTCAAATAAGAGGCATTTTATAGGTAAGCAGGAAATAAACAATTTGCCAAAACTTTTTATTATGCCTCACGGCATGTTAGATCCCTATTTTCAGAAAGCTCCCGGAAGGAAGCTAAAAGCTTTGCGTAATTGGGCGTATTGGAAATTAATAGAAGGTAGGAACGTGAACGAGGCTGATGGAATACTTTATACTTGTAGAGAGGAACATGTTTTAGCTGCTCAATCATTTCGGCCTTACAGCCCAAAGCGGGAAATTATTGTTGGTTTGGGAGTCGAAGAGCCTCCTCCTTATACCACCTTAATGCAAGATGCATTCCTGGAAAAATGTCCTGAGGTAAAGGATAGTCCCTATATTCTTTTCATCAGCCGAATTCATGAAAAAAAAGGTATCAATTTGTTGTTAAATGCTTTTAAAATATTAGTAAACAAAAGGTCTGAAGATGAAAATGAGTCTACATGTGTAAAACTTTTAACAAGTGAGATGATACAAAAAAAATCTATATATACTAAAATACCTAAGTTGATAATAGCTGGACCAGGTCTGGAAACTACCTATGGGAAATATCTACAACAAATAGTTTCTGAATCTCCGGAACTGCACGATTTAGTTTTTTTTCCAGGCATGCTATTAGGTAATGAAAAATGGGGCGCATTTTATGGCAGTGAGGCCTTTATACTACCAAGTCATCAGGAAAATTTTGGTATAGCTGTAGTAGAGGCTTTAGCTTGCAGTAAGCCAGTATTAATATCTAATCAAGTTAATATCTGGAGGGAAATCCAGTCATCAGGTGGTGGCATAATTGGTGATAATTCAATTAAAGGAACCTCAAAATTATTGGAAAGTTGGTTGCTTTTGTCCTTTGAAGAAAGACAAAGAATGGCTAGATCTGCTAGAAGATGCTTTAATACACATTTTTCTATATATCAAGCTACAGTAAAGTTGTTAAATGCTTTGAAAAACTAA
- a CDS encoding LbetaH domain-containing protein, which translates to MHNHNTHIGPSFSIGNRLARVVWNLVAILFFRFSPRTFHWWRSFLLRTFGAKIGKGVHVYPKVKIWAPWNLELGSECGIANGVILYSQGKITIGTRAVLSQGAHLITGTHDYTKIGFPLITKPINVGNYVWIAAEAFVHPGVTIGDGCVIGARSVVTKDMPIWMVCSGFPCKPIKERISEELKLEFPLLTGAQNK; encoded by the coding sequence ATGCATAATCATAACACGCATATTGGGCCTTCTTTTTCTATAGGTAATCGTCTTGCCCGTGTTGTTTGGAATTTAGTAGCAATCTTGTTCTTTCGTTTTTCTCCACGAACATTTCACTGGTGGCGATCTTTTCTTCTCCGTACATTTGGTGCAAAAATAGGCAAAGGAGTTCATGTTTATCCAAAGGTCAAAATTTGGGCTCCATGGAATTTAGAACTTGGTAGTGAATGTGGCATTGCAAATGGAGTAATTCTTTACTCCCAAGGTAAAATAACCATTGGTACCCGGGCAGTCCTGTCACAAGGTGCCCACCTTATAACAGGAACTCACGATTATACCAAAATTGGATTTCCACTTATTACTAAACCTATAAATGTAGGTAATTACGTATGGATTGCTGCCGAAGCATTTGTGCATCCAGGTGTAACCATTGGTGATGGATGTGTTATAGGCGCACGATCAGTTGTAACCAAAGATATGCCAATTTGGATGGTGTGCTCCGGATTTCCTTGCAAACCAATCAAAGAAAGAATATCCGAAGAGCTAAAATTAGAATTTCCCTTATTAACTGGAGCGCAAAACAAATAA